The Arachis hypogaea cultivar Tifrunner chromosome 16, arahy.Tifrunner.gnm2.J5K5, whole genome shotgun sequence genome contains a region encoding:
- the LOC140180123 gene encoding uncharacterized protein produces the protein MNTIDRRKSGVFFVDGPGGAGKTFLYRAIIVELRNKGHIVLVTASLGIATILLPGGRTAHSRFKIPINAELSSICNISKQSDLAKLIRQITTIIWDEAPMANKDSVQSLDR, from the coding sequence ATGAATACTATTGATCGAAGAAAAAGTGGAGTGTTCTTTGTTGATGGGCCGGGAGGAGCAGGAAAAACATTTCTTTACAGAGCTATAATTGTAGAATTGAGAAATAAAGGTCATATTGTCTTGGTAACTGCATCATTAGGAATAGCTACAATATTATTGCCTGGGGGTCGAACAGCTCATTCTAGGTTTAAGATCCCAATTAATGCAGAACTATCATCCATTTGCAACATAAGCAAACAATCAGATCTTGCAAAGCTGATTAGacaaataacaacaataatttGGGATGAAGCACCAATGGCAAATAAAGATTCAGTGCAATCATTAGACcgctga
- the LOC112757801 gene encoding DExH-box ATP-dependent RNA helicase DExH17-like produces the protein MPQPRMTFYLRRFVSRNGKGGGSQFQNDFLIMIFSSNRLLPCVTEHLLAEIVQLTVTDITKAIEWLQCSYLYVRMKKNPENYSIKKGISGDRLVKHVQDICVKKVNELSQHQMVEIDEDGFLLSPLDPGRLMTVLFEI, from the exons ATGCCCCAGCCAAGAATGACTTTCTATTTGAGAAGGTTTGTTTCCAGAAATGGTAAGGGTGGGGGAAGTCAATTCCAGAATGACTTTCTCATTATGATATTTTCTTCAAATAGATTGCTTCCATGTGTGACGGAACATTTACTTGCGGAAATAGTTCAACTGACAGTAACTGATATTACAAAAGCAATTGAGTGGTTGCAATGCTCATACTTGTATGTTAGAATGAAAAAG AACCCTGAGAACTATTCAATTAAGAAAGGAATTTCTGGTGATCGTTTAGTGAAGCATGTTCAAG ATATTTGTGTTAAGAAAGTTAACGAGTTATCTCAGCACCAAATGGTAGAGATTGATGAAGATGGTTTCCTCTTGAGCCCATTAG ATCCTGGGAGGCTAATGACAGTATTATTTGAGATTTGA